CGGCGGGGGCCGGCGATGCGTTCTCCGCGATCTTCCTGCTGGGACAGGTGCGCGGCTGGCCGCTGGCATTGACGCTGGCGCGCGCCAACGAATTTGCCGGCGCCATCTGCGCAGTCAGTGGCGCGGTGCCGCGCGACATGAATTTCTACGACAAGTGGGTCAATCGCTGGCGCGAGCCGGCGGTCAAGGCCGATTCGGCATTGTGATCGTTTCCAGACGGCTACCGGTATAACCGTCGTCCCCGCGCAGGCGGGGACCCATGCCGCGCTTCGGAACTCGCTGCCTTAGCATCAGCTCGCCAGGGTCGAAGCCGGCGGCTTGGGTTACTCCCACTGGGTCCCCGCCTTCGCGGGGACGACGCCGTATGGCGGGCGTGGAATCACTCGTCGCCGATCTGGCTTTGCAAATAATTCTGGATACCGATCTTCACGATCAGGTCGAGCTGCGTCTCCAGCCACTCGATGTGCTCTTCGGTATCGTCCAGGATCTTCAGCAGCAGGTCGCGCGACACGTAGTCGTGCGCCGCTTCGCAGGCGGCGATGCCTTCCTTGATCGTGATCTGGGCGCCGCGCTCGAGCGTCAGGTCGCACTTCAGCATTTCCTCGGTCGACTCGCCGATCAGGAGCTTGTGCAGGGCCTGCAGGTTGGGCAGGCCGTCGAGCATCAGGATGCGGTCGATCAGCCAGTCGGCATGCTTCATCTCGCCGATCGACTCGTCGTATTCCTTCTTGCCCAGCTTGAAGAAACCCCAGTGCTTGTACATGCGTGCATGCAGGAAGTACTGGTTGATCGCGGTCAGCTCGTTGGTCAGCTGCGCATTCAGGTGCCGGATGATGGTGGGATCGCCCTTCATGATTGCCTTTGATGTTTACGA
The genomic region above belongs to Massilia forsythiae and contains:
- the bfr gene encoding bacterioferritin, whose protein sequence is MKGDPTIIRHLNAQLTNELTAINQYFLHARMYKHWGFFKLGKKEYDESIGEMKHADWLIDRILMLDGLPNLQALHKLLIGESTEEMLKCDLTLERGAQITIKEGIAACEAAHDYVSRDLLLKILDDTEEHIEWLETQLDLIVKIGIQNYLQSQIGDE